One window of the Triticum dicoccoides isolate Atlit2015 ecotype Zavitan chromosome 3B, WEW_v2.0, whole genome shotgun sequence genome contains the following:
- the LOC119281453 gene encoding NADH-ubiquinone oxidoreductase chain 3-like — translation MSEFAPICIYLVISPLVSLIPLGVPFPFASNSSTYPEKLSAYECGSDPSGDARSRFDIRFYLVPILFIIPDPEVTFSFPWAVPPNKIDLFGSWSMMAFY, via the coding sequence ATGTCGGAATTTGCACCTATTTGTATCTATTTAGTGATCAGTCCGCTAGTTTCTTTGATTCCACTCGGTGTTCCTTTTCCATTTGCTTCCAATAGTTCGACCTATCCAGAAAAATTGTCGGCTTACGAATGTGGCTCCGATCCCTCCGGTGATGCCAGAAGTCGTTTCGATATACGATTTTATCTGGTTCCTATTTTATTTATTATCCCTGATCCGGaagtcaccttttcttttccttgggCAGTACCTCCTAACAAGATTGATCTGTTTGGATCTTGGTCCATGATGGCCTTTTATTGA
- the LOC119281452 gene encoding ribosomal protein S12, mitochondrial-like — protein MPTKNQLIRHGREEKRRTDRTRASDQCPQKQGVCLRVSMRTPKKPNSALRKIAKVRLSNRHDIFAHIPGERHNSQEHSIVLVRGGRVKDSPGVKSHRIRGVKDLLGILDRRKGRSKYGAERPKSK, from the coding sequence ATGCCTACAAAAAATCAATTGATTCGTCATGGTAGAGAAGAAAAACGGCGCACGGACCGTACTCGAGCTTCGGATCAATGTCCCCAGAAGCAAGGAGTATGCTTGCGTGTTTCGATGAGAACACCGAAAAAACCTAATTCAGCTCTACGTAAGATAGCAAAAGTACGGTTGAGCAATCGACATGATATATTTGCTCACATTCCAGGCGAACGTCATAATTCGCAGGAACATTCTATAGTCTTAGTCAGAGGAGGTAGAGTGAAAGATTCGCCAGGTGTGAAATCCCATCGTATTCGAGGAGTCAAGGATTTGCTGGGAATTCTGGATCGTAGAAAGGGAAGATCTAAATATGGTGCAGAAAGACCTAAATCGAAATGA